A genomic segment from Rubrobacter tropicus encodes:
- a CDS encoding GGDEF domain-containing protein, producing the protein MRTPPQIVAHIRQDLPSILKSWKEERKGFGEDEPSRRLVAGMEELLSVFAGFLESPQGVEGFSRGGEIRSLVARIADDQHALGRDAVGVIEDFAVLRRCVWRSVEEGVDLSDGSGSEVAAFFVKLLQASDWVTEKGLEAFEEIAMRDMERALGRAEATDLVTGLPDREQFNRLLLPAAVREHERFAVLAFDVVDFTETVAEGDLGRARGILHLLAETVEQATPETAVCARFGDDEVCAILPGSTSEDAYKIAKLVSQRLSEDPDGFEVDAGVAEYPVHGSDASELMAETLKALSTAKRVGGGGIVVAR; encoded by the coding sequence ATGAGGACACCACCGCAGATAGTCGCCCACATCCGCCAGGACCTGCCCAGTATCTTGAAGAGTTGGAAGGAGGAACGCAAAGGGTTCGGCGAAGACGAGCCGTCCAGGCGCCTGGTCGCCGGGATGGAGGAGTTGCTCTCCGTCTTCGCCGGGTTCTTGGAGAGCCCGCAAGGCGTGGAGGGCTTCAGCAGGGGGGGTGAGATCCGCTCCCTCGTGGCCAGGATCGCCGACGACCAGCACGCCCTCGGCCGCGACGCCGTCGGTGTCATAGAGGACTTCGCCGTGCTCCGGCGGTGCGTCTGGCGCTCCGTCGAGGAGGGCGTGGACCTCTCGGACGGCTCGGGAAGCGAGGTGGCGGCGTTCTTCGTCAAGCTTTTGCAGGCCTCCGACTGGGTTACCGAGAAGGGCCTTGAGGCTTTCGAAGAGATAGCTATGCGCGACATGGAGCGGGCGCTCGGGCGGGCCGAGGCGACCGACCTCGTCACGGGCCTGCCCGACAGGGAGCAGTTCAACCGCCTGCTGCTGCCGGCCGCCGTTAGGGAGCACGAGAGGTTCGCCGTGCTCGCCTTCGACGTGGTCGATTTCACCGAGACCGTCGCGGAGGGAGACCTGGGCCGGGCGCGCGGCATCCTGCACCTGCTCGCAGAGACGGTCGAGCAGGCGACGCCGGAGACGGCCGTCTGCGCCCGCTTCGGGGACGACGAGGTCTGCGCGATCCTGCCGGGCAGCACCAGCGAGGACGCCTACAAGATCGCGAAGCTCGTCTCCCAGCGCCTCTCGGAGGACCCGGACGGCTTCGAGGTCGACGCCGGCGTGGCCGAGTACCCGGTCCACGGCTCCGACGCCTCGGAGCTTATGGCGGAGACCCTGAAGGCGCTCAGCACGGCCAAGCGAGTCGGCGGCGGCGGCATCGTCGTCGCCCGGTAG
- a CDS encoding antibiotic biosynthesis monooxygenase family protein produces the protein MIAIMNSLPVVEGAADAVVERFAGSRGHVQNFPGFVSMEVLKSAEEDEVLVVTRWRDREAFDAWVGSEEFAKAHSRGGTQGLLRGHPKMSSYEVAVQRGAAG, from the coding sequence GTGATAGCGATCATGAACAGCCTGCCCGTGGTCGAGGGCGCCGCCGACGCGGTCGTGGAAAGGTTCGCCGGCAGCAGGGGGCACGTGCAAAACTTCCCCGGCTTCGTCTCGATGGAAGTCCTCAAGTCTGCCGAGGAGGACGAAGTGCTCGTGGTGACGCGCTGGCGGGACCGGGAGGCTTTCGACGCGTGGGTCGGTAGCGAAGAGTTCGCCAAGGCCCACTCGCGGGGTGGAACGCAGGGGTTACTGCGGGGGCACCCGAAGATGTCGTCTTACGAGGTGGCCGTGCAGCGTGGGGCCGCGGGCTAG